One Bradyrhizobium zhanjiangense DNA segment encodes these proteins:
- a CDS encoding acyl-CoA dehydrogenase family protein, whose translation MSQEHHSEDYADIREAVAKLCAQFPGEYWRKLDREMAYPKAFVDALTEAGYLSVLIPEEYGGAGLKLSAAAAILEEIQRAGCNGGGCHAQMYTMGTVLRHGNAEQKAKYLPKIASGELRLQAFGVTEPTSGTDTTSLKTFARKEGNDSYIVNGQKIWTSRAEHSDLMILLARTTPKEQVKRRTDGLSVFIVDMREAKNNGLEIRPIRTMMNHATTEVFFTDMKVPAENLIGEEGKGFRYILSGMNAERILIAAECVGDAKWFIAKATNYAKERAVFGRPIGQNQGIQFPIAKAYASMRAAELMVKEATRKYEAGLDCGAEANMAKMLAADASWEAANACIQTHGGFGFAEEYDVERKFRETRLYQVAPISTNLVLSYVAEHVLGMPRSY comes from the coding sequence ATGAGTCAAGAACACCACAGCGAAGATTACGCCGACATCCGCGAAGCCGTCGCAAAACTCTGCGCGCAGTTTCCCGGCGAATATTGGCGCAAGCTCGATCGCGAGATGGCTTACCCCAAGGCCTTCGTGGATGCGCTGACCGAGGCCGGCTATCTCTCGGTGCTGATCCCCGAGGAATATGGCGGCGCTGGCTTGAAGCTCTCCGCCGCGGCTGCGATCCTCGAAGAGATCCAGCGCGCGGGGTGCAATGGCGGCGGCTGCCATGCCCAAATGTACACGATGGGCACGGTGCTGCGGCACGGCAATGCCGAGCAGAAGGCGAAGTATCTGCCGAAAATCGCGAGCGGCGAATTGCGCCTGCAGGCCTTCGGCGTCACCGAGCCGACCAGCGGCACCGACACCACCTCGCTGAAAACCTTCGCGCGCAAAGAAGGCAACGACAGTTACATCGTCAACGGCCAGAAGATCTGGACCAGCCGCGCCGAGCATTCCGACCTGATGATCCTGCTGGCGCGCACCACGCCGAAGGAGCAGGTCAAGAGGCGCACCGATGGTCTTTCGGTGTTCATCGTCGACATGCGCGAGGCCAAGAACAATGGTCTGGAGATCCGCCCGATCCGCACCATGATGAACCACGCCACCACGGAAGTGTTCTTCACCGACATGAAGGTGCCGGCCGAGAATCTGATCGGCGAGGAAGGCAAGGGCTTTCGCTACATCCTCTCCGGCATGAATGCCGAGCGCATTTTGATTGCGGCCGAATGCGTCGGCGACGCCAAATGGTTCATCGCCAAGGCCACCAATTACGCCAAGGAGCGCGCAGTCTTCGGCCGGCCGATCGGCCAAAATCAAGGCATCCAGTTCCCGATCGCCAAGGCCTATGCCTCGATGCGTGCGGCCGAGTTGATGGTGAAGGAAGCGACGCGCAAATACGAGGCCGGCCTCGACTGCGGCGCCGAGGCCAACATGGCGAAAATGCTCGCGGCGGATGCGTCCTGGGAAGCGGCCAATGCCTGCATCCAGACCCATGGCGGTTTCGGATTTGCCGAGGAATACGACGTCGAGCGTAAGTTCCGCGAGACGCGGCTCTACCAAGTGGCGCCGATCTCGACCAATCTCGTGCTGTCCTATGTCGCCGAGCACGTGCTCGGCATGCCTCGCTCGTACTGA